The Rhodococcus sp. ABRD24 genome contains the following window.
CCGATCCCGGAGAGCAAGAAAGCCCGCACAATCCTGTGCGGGCTTCTCGCGAGCTAGGTGATGCGGCGGGGTGATCCGTCAGAAGTTGATCATGTGGCCCGCGAGGCCGTGGATGGCCTCCTGCAGCGCCTCGCTGAGCGTCGGGTGCGTGTGCACGTTGCGTGCGAGCTCGTTGACCGTGAGGTCCCACTTCTGGGCCAGCGTCAGCTCGGGCAGCAGCTCGGAGACGTCGGGGCCGATGAGGTGGCCGCCGAGCAGCTCGCCGTGCTTCTTGTCAGCGATGAGCTTGACGAAGCCGTAGGGATCGGCCAGACCGTGCGCCTTGCCGTTCGCAGTGAATGGGAAGGTGGCGACCTTGACGTCGTAGCCCTCGGCCTTGGCCTGCGCCTCGGTGAGACCGAAGCTGGCGACCTGCGGCTGGCAGAACGTGGCGCGCGGCATCATCCGGTAGTCGCCCAGCTCCATCGTCTCGGCGTTGCCGATGGTCTCGGCAGCGACGACACCCTGCGCCTCGGCGACGTGCGCGAGCTGCAGCTTGGCGGTTACGTCACCGACGGCGTAGACGCCGGGGACGTTGGTGCGCATGCGCTCGTCGATCGCGATGGCGCCGCGCTCGGTGAGCTGGACGCCGGTGTTCTCGAGGCCGAAGCCCTCGATCTGCGGCGCGAAGCCGATCGCCTGCAGCACCTTGTCGACGACGACGGTCTCGACCTGGTCGCTGCCGTTCTTGGCCATGGTGACGGTGACGCCGGCGGCGCCGTTGTCGGTGATCGTCTTGACCCCGGTGGAGGTCTTGATGTCGATCCCGTACTTCTTATAGCGCTTGGCGATCTCCTTGGAGACGTCCTCGTCCTCGTTGGGCAGGGCCCGATCGAGGAACTCGACGATGGTCACCTTGACGCCGTAGTTGTGCAGGACGTAGGCGAACTCCATGCCGATGGCGCCCGCACCGACGATGAGGATCGAGCCCGGTAGTTCCTTGGTGAGGATCTGCTCTTCGTAAGTGACGACGTTCTCGCTGAGCGAGGTGCCCGGCAGCAGCCGGGTCTTGGTGCCGGTGGCGATGATGACATTGTCGAAGGTGACGGTGTCCGTGGACCCGTCGGCCTTGCTCACCACAATGGTCTTGGCGTCGGTGAAGCTGCCGCGACCCCCATACTCGGTGATCTTGTTCTTCTTCATCAGGAAGTGCACGCCCTTGACGCGGCCGTCCGCGACCTGGCGGCTGCGGTCGAACGCAGCGCCGAAGTCGAAGGTCACGTCTCCCGAGATGCCGAAGGTCTTGGCATCGTTATGGAAGATGTGGGCCAGCTCCGCATTGCGGAGGAGCGCCTTGGAGGGGATGCAGCCCACGTTCAGGCAGACACCGCCCCAGTACTTCTCTTCGATGATGGCGGTTTTCAAGCCCAGCTGTGCCGCGCGGATAGCAGCGACGTACCCACCGGGACCGGCTCCGAGGACAACGACGTCATAGTGTGAGGTCACGAGGCCCTAGCCTAGTCCCGACCCGAATCCCTGTCCCCGTATGGTCGCTTACTCGACGGTAGGGTACCGCCTGACGGCCCGAGGTCTGCGAACACCCGCGACCCCAGCCGCCGCGACGGCTGGGGTCGGAGGTGCGATTGCTCAGCTGAACGAGAAGGTGCTCCCGACGTCTCCCACACTGCTCCTCATGCCGAGACCGAGGATCGTGACGAGCGAGCCGGAGAAAAGAGTTTCCAGGTTCATAGCAGTCGCCTTTCTACGTACCGTTACTGATCGAGCTCAGCTCATGTTGGTGACGCTGCCGAAGTTCACGAAGTTGCCGATGACTCCGAAGAGAGCGGAGAAGAGGGCCTCCAGGTTCATTGCATTTCCTTACCTTGACGAACGATGACTGACTGGCTGAGGAGTGGCCGGACTAGCTGATGTTGGTGACGCTGCCGAAGTTGATGAAGTTGCCGATGACTCCGATGAGAGCAGCGAAGAGGGCCTCAGTGTTCATTGTGGTGCCTTTCGAAGGGGAGGAGTTGAGCCGAGCATTGTTATTCCCGTGTGACCTTGCACAGATCCGGCGTAGGCCTACAGAACCAGGGAACCCTGGCAGTCCGAATCCACGAAGCCCCACTACAACCCGCCCGCGAAACCGCCTGGTACGGTGCGACACACCCCCTGGTAGCCCGGGCGGGAAGACGGTCTTTTATCTGACCGTGATCGAAATATAAACCAGGATGCAGGGGCCTGTACGCAGAATCGGGACTAAAGCTGGGCAAGCGTCCAGGATGTTCGAAATTTCACCCCCACTCGCCCTCGCAGGCGCGAACCGGCTCGTCGATCGCGCTGACCCCCGGGATTCGAGCGGGCAGGTATGGCGGCGCGCCGAAGACCGTTATCCTCCCGTCGTGCCCTGTAGTGCTCGGGCGTCGCCGCCCCCGATCCGAGTAGCTTCGATCGGCTGAAACGCGCGTCCGATCTCCCTGCCTTCGCCGAAGTCGGCAATGCCGTTGCGGATGATCCGGCCCGCTGGCGACGGATGGACCCGGCATGGCCAAGGCTCGAACGAGTCGAGTCGCGAATCCGCACCATCGATCGCATCGGCACACAGCCAGCAGACGCTCGGAGCGAGAAATGTCAGCCCCCAAAGGCAGTCGATCGACTACGAACAACATTGTCACCCAAGAGCGAAATCACATCGAGGCTGATCCACGAACTTTCATGCCCCCCTACGACAGGAGTCGGTGTTCACACGGAACCAGAAGTGCCGCCGGGCAGACATACTCGAGCGAATCAGCCGCCTAGATCACAACGCGGTGAAGCCGCCCTGCACACCAAGCAGGCAGGGCGGCTTCACATCCTTGCTACCGGT
Protein-coding sequences here:
- the lpdA gene encoding dihydrolipoyl dehydrogenase; its protein translation is MTSHYDVVVLGAGPGGYVAAIRAAQLGLKTAIIEEKYWGGVCLNVGCIPSKALLRNAELAHIFHNDAKTFGISGDVTFDFGAAFDRSRQVADGRVKGVHFLMKKNKITEYGGRGSFTDAKTIVVSKADGSTDTVTFDNVIIATGTKTRLLPGTSLSENVVTYEEQILTKELPGSILIVGAGAIGMEFAYVLHNYGVKVTIVEFLDRALPNEDEDVSKEIAKRYKKYGIDIKTSTGVKTITDNGAAGVTVTMAKNGSDQVETVVVDKVLQAIGFAPQIEGFGLENTGVQLTERGAIAIDERMRTNVPGVYAVGDVTAKLQLAHVAEAQGVVAAETIGNAETMELGDYRMMPRATFCQPQVASFGLTEAQAKAEGYDVKVATFPFTANGKAHGLADPYGFVKLIADKKHGELLGGHLIGPDVSELLPELTLAQKWDLTVNELARNVHTHPTLSEALQEAIHGLAGHMINF